Part of the Saccharomonospora amisosensis genome is shown below.
GCTCGGCAGCGCGCAGCTCGAACCGTTCCTGCCAGACAGGGTTGTAGTCGACCATGGTGACGCGGGTGGGGCACGAGCCCGCGAACGAGCTTGGCGGACAGTGTGTCGTCGTTGAGTGCCCCTGACATCTGTCACTCCATCACACGGTCGAGTGGGGCCGATGGTCCACCCAAACGCTGTCACGCGCCTCTGCTTTCACCCACAACAGCGAACGAGGTTGAAAGTGGCACAGGACAAGTCAGGCGAGACGGGACGAGACGATGTCCGATCAAGCGCAAAACCAGACACCAGCGAACAATCCCAAGAGCAACGGCCGTCGCAAGTGGCCATGGCTTCTCGGAGGACTAGCCATCATCTTCGCCGTCACGATCAGTTGTTCCGACGATCAGCAGGCGGCCACGAACAACAACGGCTCTGACACGACCGCTCAGAACGAGCAACCGCAGCAGCAGGCACCACCGGAGCAGGAGCAGGCGGAGGCCGGGATCGGCCAGCCGGTTCGCGACGGCAAGTTCGAGTTCACCGTCGAGGGTATCGAGCGGGCCTCGAGCGTCGGCGACGACGCCGTCATGACCGAGGAAGCTCAGGGTGAGTTCGCCATCCTGACGGTGACCGTCGAGAACATCGGCAACGAGGCACAACCGCTGTCCGACGCGGACCAGTACGTGTACGACGCCTCGGGGCGCCAGTACTCGACCGACAGCATGGCGGCCCTGTCGATCATGGGTAACGACGTGCTGTTCAACCCGATCAACCCGGGCAACTCCGTGACGGGCAAGCTGGTGTTCGACGTGCCACCCGGCACCGAACTCACCAGCGCGGAATTGCACGACTCCGCGTTCAGCAACGGCGTGACGGTCAGTCTCGAATGACGCCTGTTCCCGGAACTGGCCGGGCCCGCTCAGCGAATGATCGACACGATTTCGCACGCGGCCTCGGCCAGTTCCCGGTCACCGTCGAGCCTGCCACGGCTGATCGCCGTCGATGGCTCGATGGTCCGCGTGCACAACCGCCACGCAGTGTCGGCAGCCAACTCGACCTCGGCCGCGACCGGTCCCGGCAACGAGGCATCGAGCGACCACCCTTCGCCGGTCTCCGTGACCACCCAGGTCGATCCGGCCGCGCCGTCGATGGTCAGCCGAAACCGCGTGCCCTCTGGCCGACTCACCCCACGCAGCGTGAACGGCAACGCCCGCGCGAACGTGTCCAGCACCAGGCTGAGCGCTTCCACCTCGTTCGATACCGGTTGCCCCACCGCCTCACGGATCTGCTGGCGGTGAACCCAGTACTCGGTGAAGTCCCTGGCCCGGTCCAGCCACATCGGGGCCGGGTCCGCACCGGCCCACGAAACCGGCGTGCCGTACTCGCCGGGCTCGACAACCGACCACAGCCGCGCAACCTGCTCACCGGTGAACTCGAGGCTGTCCAGCAGGCACCGGGGACTGAACCGCACGCACGCGTCCACCCACTCCTGGTTCAGCCGGTGAATGAACGTCGCGAACGGCTCGTCCTGGCGTGGCCCCGCTCCCGCGTCGTAGCCGTCCCTGGTCCGACCGAGGCGGCCGTAGTCGTCGCCGAGCAGGTGCGCGGCCAGATCCTTGACCGTCCACCCCGGCAGGGCGGGCAGCTCCCACTGCTCGGGGGCCAGGCCTCGCAGGTCGGTCAGTAGCGCCTGGCGTTCGGGCGCGAACGCGGTCCTGGCGTCGATGGGATCGCCAAGCCAGGAAAACTCACCCATTCCCCGGGTCTAGCAGCCCGGTAGCGGCGCGACAACGGGAATTCCCGCGTACCCGCCGGATGGCGGCACCCGCGATCGGCTCTCTGCCAGGTGCCTACTCCGCGATCTGCTCGCGCAGGCGCTCCTCCTGCTCCCGAAGCTCCGGGGTGAACTCCTCGCCGAAGTCGTCGGCCTCGAAGATCCGCCGCAGCTCCAGTTCCACCTCGCCGTTGCCGTCGAGGGAGGGCCAGCGCTTGACCCACTCGAGCGCTTCCTCGTAGGACTCGACCTCGATGATCGTGAAGCCCGCGATCAGTTCTTTGGTCTCGGTGAACGGCCCGTCGACCACGTGCGGCTTACCACCGGAGAACTTGACCTTCGCGCCCTTGGCACTTGGCTGAAGCCCCTCACCCGCGCGCAGTACTCCCGCCTCGGCGAGTTCGGCGTTGTAGGCGCCCATCGCCTCGAGCAGCTCCTGGCTGGGGAGCACCCCCGCCTCGGTCTCCTCGTCGGCCTTTCTGATGATCATGAATCGCACTTCGCCCTACTTTCCCTTGGAGTCAGCAGCCCAGCCTAGGAACCGAGCGCGACTGCTGCGGCCGGGGTTTCTGTCGGTCGTCGATGCGAACATATGTTCGTGTTGAGCGAGGGGCCGATACTGCACGCGGACCTCGACGCGTTCTACGCGTCGGTCGAGCAGCGTGATGATCCTCTCCTGCGCGGGCGGCCCGTCATCGTGGGTGGCGGCGTGGTGCTCGCGGCCAGCTACGAAGCGAAGGCATACGGCATCCGCACGGCCATGGGAGGCAGGCAGGCCATGCGGCTGTGCCCGGCGGCCGTTGTGGTGCCACCTCGCATGTCGGCCTACTCCGAAGCGAGCAAGGCGGTGTTCGAGGTCTTCAAGGACACCACACCGATCGTCGAGGGCATCTCGATCGACGAGGCGTTCTTGGATGTCGGCGGACTCGCCCGGATCTCCGGCACGCCGGCACAGATCGCCGCGCGGCTGCGGCGCGAGGTGGCCGACCGGGTGGGGCTGGCGATCACCGTCGGCGTAGCACGCACCAAGTTCCTGGCAAAGGTCGCCAGCGGCGTGGCCAAGCCGGACGGCCTGCTGGTCGTGCCACCCGATGCGGAACTGGACTTCTTACACCCACTGCCGGTCGAGCGACTATGGGGAGTCGGGCGGGTCACAGCTGGCAAGCTGAGGGAGCGGGGCATCACCACCGTGGGGCAGGTCGCCGAGTTGGGCGAACCCGCGCTGGTCGCGATGCTCGGCCGCGCGAGCGGGCGCCACCTGCACGCGCTGGCGCACAACCGCGACCCCCGGCCCGTGCACGTCGGCCGCCGCAGGCGCTCGATGGGCGCGCAGCGCGCGCTCGGCCGAAGATCGCGGTCGGCCGCAGAACTGGACGCCGACCTGACCGCGCTCGTCGACCGTCTCACCAGGCGGTTGCGTGCGGCGGCGCGGGTCTGTCGCACCGTTGTACTGCGGCTGCGCTTCGCCGACTACACACGGGTGACCCGCTCGCACACCATGGCGGAGCCCACCGCGAACACCGAGCCGATCCTCGCCACCGCACGCGGACTGCTTTCCTCGGCGATGCCGATGATCGACGCGAACGGTCTCACCCTCATCGGGGTAGCGCTGACGAACCTGCACACCGAGGGTGCCGTGCAACTCATGCTGCCCTTCGACGAAGCCGCCGCCGGAACTCTCGACGCCACGCTCGACTCGGTACGTGACCGGTTCGGCTCGGCCGCCGTCACCCGTGCCGCACTGCTCGGTCGCGCTCAAGGCATAGCGATGCCGCTGCTGCCGGATTGAAGGAGAATCGACCCATGGGGGAAGCAGCGACGTTGCCCAACTCGGTCCAACTACCTGACGGCGCGTGGGTACGCGGGCGCGGACTACGCAGGCCCGTCCAGGGCGGACCCACACCGGACTACGGGTTGTACCTCGGCGGCACGAGGCTACGTCGCAGGCACGAGGATTCACTGCACTGGCCGCATGACTGGGTGCACTGGCCGGACGGCTGGCTGCCCACCGACTGGCAGAGCGCCGCGGACAGCCTGGTCCGGCTGCACGAGCGGGCGCTGGCGGGCGAATCCGTGGAGATCGCCTGCCACGGGGGTCTGGGGAGGACGGGAACCGCCGTGGCATGCCTGGTCACTCTGTGCGGGCTGACTCCTGGCGCAGCGGCGCGCTGGGCCCGCGAGCACTACAACCGGCGAGCGGTCGAACTGCCGTGGCAACGGCTGTGGATTCACTGGTTCGCCAAGCGAAGCCGTGCGGCCCGTTGAAAGCGCCCACAAAGTGCCCAAAACGGCTCAGCCGTCTCTGGCCTTACGCAGCCGCGCGGGGGCCCTGCCAAACCACGCCTGCTCGACGAGTTCGGCGAGTTGTTCGTGATCGACCCGATCCAGATCCACCAGAATCACGCCGTATCCGTCGTAGTGCGGCGTGGTGTAGAACGCCGGGTCACCGGAGGCGAGCAGAGCGGCCTTCTCGTCGAGACCGCAAAGCAGCACGAGCCCGCCCTCCGCTTCGGTGCGCAGTCGCGCGAAGCCCTTGCCCGCTACTTTCAATCCCGGCGTTCCGTACCAGGTCGACTCCTGCACCTGCGGCAGCGTCCGCCCGATAGCCACGACATCGTCCCAGGTCGGCATGGGTCCATTGTCGTAGAGGCTGTCGCGCCGGTCTTGCAGGAATGCCGGACCGCGGTATCAGTTCGGTGGAAACCGGTCGAGGTTCGCGTGCAGCCGGGCGGGCACGAACGGGTCCGGCTCGCCGAGCCGGGCCAACCGTGCCCTGCGTTGCTTGGCGTGGCGGCGCGCTGCCCGCTGGTCCTCGTACCCGACGGTGATCGCGGCGGCGACGAGCAGCAGGCCCGCCAGGCAGATGACAACGACGAGGTACACGCCATCCCCCTTGATGCCGTCCTTGTGTAGCAGATCACAAATACTACGCAATGTCGGACGGCGACGCCACCGTCGCTGGTCGGCGCGGCGATACCGGTTTTCGCACGCACCCGGCTGCCTACCGCGCCCGGTGGGGGCACACTGCTTGGCATGGCCGTGCAAGCACTCGACGACGTGATCGACTACGGCTTGCGGGTGCTGTTCTGCGGTATCAACCCCAGCGTTCGCTCCGGCGCCACCGGCCATCACTTCGCCCACCCGGCGAACCGGTTCTGGTCGACCCTGCACCGCAGCGGTTTCACCCCGCGCAAGCTCCAGCCGAGCGAGCAGTTCGCACTGCTGGACTACGGCCTTGGCGTCACAAACCTCGTCGACCGGGTCACCGTCCGTGCCAACGAGCTGACCAAGGAAGAGTTGAAGCAGGGTGGCGAACGGCTGACCGCCAAGGTCGCGCGGTATCGCCCGCGCTGGCTGGCGATGGTCGGACTCACCGCGTACCGTGCGGCCTTCGGGAGACCGTCCGCCGTGGTTGGAGCGCAGGCGGAGAAGGTCAGCGGTGTGCCCGTATGGCTACTGCCCAACCCGAGCGGGCTGAACGCCCACTGGACCCCGGCCGGTCTCGCCGAGGAGTACGCCCGGCTGCGGGTCGCCGCGTCGTGACGCTCGATCGCGCGACGCCGCACGGCAAGGAGAAGTGCAGACCGACGAGCGCGACCCGATGCGGCCCGAATTCGGCGTCATGGATTAATGAGCAGGTCGCCAACCGGCCAGGTGGTTGAGACCGAGCGGTCCAGACAGAGGGAGGCGGACCGACCACCGCGACAGCAAGGCCCAAGGCGGCGAGCGAGCACACCTCGGGGGAGAGTGTGCGGGAGAGGGAGAGCGGATGGCGCACAGCATCGAAAGGGGCAGAACCGGCCCCGGCACGGCGGGCGGCCGCGTGTTGACCGTCGCGGCACTGGACTCGGTTCCCGTTTATCGGGAAGGACTCAACGCGGTGGTGAGCCGCACCCCGGGGCTACGTTGGGTCGGACACGCGGCAACGCAGCACGCATCCATGCAACTGTGCGAACAACTGCATCCGAATATCGTCGCTGTGGACTCCGGCCTCGACCCGCAGGGCCACCTGATCCGGCTGCTCAGCGACGGACACCCGATGATGATCATCGTCGTGCTGCTGCGGCAGGCACATGTCGGCGCGACCTTTATCTCCGCGATGCTATCGGCGGGAGCACACGGGGTCGTGCCGAGAGACGCCGACCCTCGGCGCCTCGGTGAGGCGCTGCGGAAGGCGTTCGTCGACAGGCGCTACACCGACCCTTCGCTCGCACCGTTGCTTGCCCGGCAGCGGCACACGACTGGCGGCGACGGCAGGGTGGGTGCCGACACGCACCGGCCGAGGATGCCGTTGTCCCGGCGTGAATACCAGGTGCTGCAACTGGTCGCGGAGGGACTGGAGAACGCGGCCATCGCGAAGACGCTCTTCCTGTCCGTGGAAACCGTGCGCACGCACGTGAAGAGCATCTTGCGCAAGCTCTCGGCGCGGGACCGTACACATGCGGTGAGCAAGGCGTTCCGCTCCGGCATTCTCGTCGCGCGTGCCGAGGGGTCACCGCCCGGCGAGGGAGCACCTCCCGGCGAGGGCGAGGCGCCACCCGCGGCGGTGGGTAACACGATCGCCTGACTCACCCATGGCGATCGCTTCGTCACAAACCGGCCCGTCACCTTGCCGCCAGTTACTAGCAGGTAATATGCTGTATGTTACCGGCCAGTAGGGCAGTGATGTCCGCCGAACTACCCCGTACGGAGTGACGACATGGGCCACTACAAGAGCAACGTCCGAGACCTGGAGTTCAACCTCTTCGAGGTGCTCGGCGTGCAGGAGCGTCTCGGCAAGGGCGTGCTGGCGGAGTCGGACGCCGACACCGCGCGCGGCGTGCTGACCGAGCTCAACAACCTGGCCGTCGGCCCGCTGGCCGAGTCGTTCGTCGACGCCGACCGCAACCCACCGGTCTACGACCCGAAGACCTTCTCCGCGACCCTGCCGGAGTCGTTCAAGAAGAGCTACCAGGCGCTGTGGGACGGCGAGTGGTGGCGGATCGGCCTCACCAACGAGCTCGGCGGCTTCGGCCTGCCTCCCACCGTGCAGTGGGCCGCCTCCGAGCTGATCCTTGGCGCGAACCCGGCGCTGTTCATGTACATGGCGGGCCCGAACTTCGCGATGATCCTCGACAAGAACGGCACCGAGGAGCAGAAGCGCTGGGCCCGCATCATGATCGAGCG
Proteins encoded:
- the dinB gene encoding DNA polymerase IV; the encoded protein is MFVLSEGPILHADLDAFYASVEQRDDPLLRGRPVIVGGGVVLAASYEAKAYGIRTAMGGRQAMRLCPAAVVVPPRMSAYSEASKAVFEVFKDTTPIVEGISIDEAFLDVGGLARISGTPAQIAARLRREVADRVGLAITVGVARTKFLAKVASGVAKPDGLLVVPPDAELDFLHPLPVERLWGVGRVTAGKLRERGITTVGQVAELGEPALVAMLGRASGRHLHALAHNRDPRPVHVGRRRRSMGAQRALGRRSRSAAELDADLTALVDRLTRRLRAAARVCRTVVLRLRFADYTRVTRSHTMAEPTANTEPILATARGLLSSAMPMIDANGLTLIGVALTNLHTEGAVQLMLPFDEAAAGTLDATLDSVRDRFGSAAVTRAALLGRAQGIAMPLLPD
- a CDS encoding DUF4352 domain-containing protein, whose protein sequence is MSDQAQNQTPANNPKSNGRRKWPWLLGGLAIIFAVTISCSDDQQAATNNNGSDTTAQNEQPQQQAPPEQEQAEAGIGQPVRDGKFEFTVEGIERASSVGDDAVMTEEAQGEFAILTVTVENIGNEAQPLSDADQYVYDASGRQYSTDSMAALSIMGNDVLFNPINPGNSVTGKLVFDVPPGTELTSAELHDSAFSNGVTVSLE
- a CDS encoding maleylpyruvate isomerase family mycothiol-dependent enzyme, with translation MGEFSWLGDPIDARTAFAPERQALLTDLRGLAPEQWELPALPGWTVKDLAAHLLGDDYGRLGRTRDGYDAGAGPRQDEPFATFIHRLNQEWVDACVRFSPRCLLDSLEFTGEQVARLWSVVEPGEYGTPVSWAGADPAPMWLDRARDFTEYWVHRQQIREAVGQPVSNEVEALSLVLDTFARALPFTLRGVSRPEGTRFRLTIDGAAGSTWVVTETGEGWSLDASLPGPVAAEVELAADTAWRLCTRTIEPSTAISRGRLDGDRELAEAACEIVSIIR
- the mug gene encoding G/U mismatch-specific DNA glycosylase codes for the protein MAVQALDDVIDYGLRVLFCGINPSVRSGATGHHFAHPANRFWSTLHRSGFTPRKLQPSEQFALLDYGLGVTNLVDRVTVRANELTKEELKQGGERLTAKVARYRPRWLAMVGLTAYRAAFGRPSAVVGAQAEKVSGVPVWLLPNPSGLNAHWTPAGLAEEYARLRVAAS
- a CDS encoding LuxR C-terminal-related transcriptional regulator encodes the protein MAHSIERGRTGPGTAGGRVLTVAALDSVPVYREGLNAVVSRTPGLRWVGHAATQHASMQLCEQLHPNIVAVDSGLDPQGHLIRLLSDGHPMMIIVVLLRQAHVGATFISAMLSAGAHGVVPRDADPRRLGEALRKAFVDRRYTDPSLAPLLARQRHTTGGDGRVGADTHRPRMPLSRREYQVLQLVAEGLENAAIAKTLFLSVETVRTHVKSILRKLSARDRTHAVSKAFRSGILVARAEGSPPGEGAPPGEGEAPPAAVGNTIA
- a CDS encoding YciI family protein, which codes for MRFMIIRKADEETEAGVLPSQELLEAMGAYNAELAEAGVLRAGEGLQPSAKGAKVKFSGGKPHVVDGPFTETKELIAGFTIIEVESYEEALEWVKRWPSLDGNGEVELELRRIFEADDFGEEFTPELREQEERLREQIAE
- a CDS encoding type II toxin-antitoxin system VapC family toxin yields the protein MYLVVVICLAGLLLVAAAITVGYEDQRAARRHAKQRRARLARLGEPDPFVPARLHANLDRFPPN
- a CDS encoding MmcQ/YjbR family DNA-binding protein, with product MPTWDDVVAIGRTLPQVQESTWYGTPGLKVAGKGFARLRTEAEGGLVLLCGLDEKAALLASGDPAFYTTPHYDGYGVILVDLDRVDHEQLAELVEQAWFGRAPARLRKARDG
- a CDS encoding protein-tyrosine phosphatase family protein, which produces MGEAATLPNSVQLPDGAWVRGRGLRRPVQGGPTPDYGLYLGGTRLRRRHEDSLHWPHDWVHWPDGWLPTDWQSAADSLVRLHERALAGESVEIACHGGLGRTGTAVACLVTLCGLTPGAAARWAREHYNRRAVELPWQRLWIHWFAKRSRAAR